From one Phytohabitans houttuyneae genomic stretch:
- a CDS encoding GH39 family glycosyl hydrolase, translating to MRVSVPKEPTGRLSDAWRYCVGTGRFELALRRDYQDSLALIQREIGFRYIRGHGLLSDGVGVYRPYEHRGARHVHHSFTYVDQVVDAYLDLGIKPFVELGFMPAELASGDETVFWWAGNITSPRSWPEWADLVRATVSHLVDRYGLDEVRGWPIEVWNEPNLKQFWAGADQDAYHRLYELTAHTVKEVDAELQVGGPALAPGAGDWLVRFADFVASRDVPVDFVSQHAYTTGPAQHVPFGTHQRLAPASRLLEQFAGPGRQLRGTALAGLPVHITEFNSSYRPDNPVHDTAFNAAYLAPVLAAGGDLVDSFSYWTFSDMFEEVGVPTALFHGGFGLLTHRQVKKPTYHLYAFMARMGELLLARGQDHLVTRDATGRVAVLAWAPVDLTEHDAAPAGYTLALSIPVGAPQGTAFALRSSVSDEAGNAWAAWSAMGRPRSPDRRQLDTLRELAEPARRHQALPIADGRVDLDLTLDRHEVTLVEITAVADETPPWWDGSRILGSGNEQED from the coding sequence GTGCGGGTCTCCGTACCGAAAGAGCCGACCGGCCGGTTGTCCGACGCTTGGCGCTACTGCGTCGGCACCGGCCGGTTCGAGCTCGCCCTGCGGCGTGACTACCAGGACTCGCTGGCGCTGATCCAGCGGGAGATCGGCTTCCGTTACATCCGGGGGCACGGCCTGCTCAGCGACGGCGTCGGCGTGTACCGGCCGTACGAGCACCGCGGCGCCCGCCACGTGCACCACTCGTTCACGTACGTCGACCAGGTTGTCGACGCGTACCTCGACCTCGGCATCAAGCCGTTTGTGGAGCTGGGCTTCATGCCCGCCGAGCTGGCCTCGGGCGACGAGACGGTCTTCTGGTGGGCCGGCAACATCACGTCCCCGCGCTCCTGGCCCGAGTGGGCCGACCTGGTCCGCGCGACCGTCTCCCACCTCGTCGACAGGTACGGGCTCGACGAGGTGCGTGGCTGGCCGATCGAGGTGTGGAACGAGCCCAACCTCAAGCAGTTCTGGGCCGGCGCGGACCAGGACGCCTACCACCGCCTGTACGAGCTGACCGCGCACACCGTCAAAGAGGTCGACGCGGAGCTCCAGGTCGGTGGCCCGGCCCTCGCTCCGGGAGCCGGTGACTGGCTGGTGCGCTTCGCCGACTTCGTCGCCTCCCGGGACGTGCCCGTCGACTTCGTCAGCCAGCACGCGTACACCACCGGCCCGGCCCAGCACGTGCCCTTCGGCACGCACCAGCGGCTGGCTCCGGCGAGCCGCCTGCTGGAGCAGTTCGCCGGGCCGGGTCGCCAGCTGCGCGGCACCGCCCTGGCCGGGCTGCCGGTGCACATCACCGAGTTCAACTCCTCGTACCGGCCGGACAACCCGGTGCACGACACCGCCTTCAACGCCGCGTACCTCGCCCCCGTGCTGGCCGCCGGCGGCGACCTTGTCGACTCCTTCTCGTACTGGACGTTCAGCGACATGTTCGAGGAGGTGGGTGTGCCGACCGCGCTGTTTCACGGCGGGTTCGGCCTGCTCACCCACCGGCAGGTCAAGAAGCCGACCTACCACCTGTACGCGTTCATGGCTCGGATGGGCGAGCTGCTCCTGGCCCGCGGCCAGGACCACCTGGTCACCCGGGACGCGACGGGCCGAGTGGCGGTGCTGGCCTGGGCGCCGGTGGACCTCACCGAGCACGACGCGGCGCCGGCCGGGTACACCCTCGCGCTGTCGATCCCGGTCGGCGCTCCACAAGGGACGGCGTTCGCGCTGCGCTCGTCGGTCAGCGACGAGGCCGGCAACGCCTGGGCGGCCTGGTCCGCGATGGGCCGCCCGCGCTCCCCCGACCGCCGCCAGCTCGACACGCTGCGCGAGCTGGCCGAGCCGGCCCGCCGGCACCAGGCGCTGCCGATCGCGGACGGCCGGGTCGACCTCGACCTCACCCTCGACCGCCACGAGGTGACGCTGGTGGAGATCACCGCCGTCGCCGACGAGACCCCGCCGTGGTGGGACGGGAGCCGGATACTGGGCAGCGGCAACGAGCAGGAGGACTGA
- a CDS encoding DUF624 domain-containing protein — translation MMSTTAARQRHFGNGPLSQGAALVYTLLVVEVLVLLTSLPGLVPLVLLSADSSNLPLAAACALPLGPAVSAALYALRHRSGDITDLHPANAFFRGYRLNFLSSLKIWVPGLAWLTVIGLNLANFGSADVPGWWAGLLIAIAIAVALWVGNALVITSLFTFRTIDVARLAVLFLARTPAVTLGNACLVVLAALLTAATSEVVLVMLGSVFALVYLLTSRRMITAIREEFTA, via the coding sequence ATGATGAGTACCACGGCCGCGCGGCAGCGCCATTTTGGCAACGGGCCCCTCTCGCAGGGCGCCGCTCTTGTCTACACCCTGCTGGTCGTCGAGGTGCTGGTCCTGCTCACCTCGCTGCCCGGCCTCGTCCCGCTGGTCCTGCTGAGCGCCGACAGCAGCAACCTCCCGCTCGCCGCGGCGTGCGCGCTGCCGCTCGGCCCGGCCGTATCCGCGGCCCTCTACGCGCTGCGCCATCGCAGCGGCGACATCACCGACCTCCATCCGGCGAACGCGTTCTTTCGCGGCTACCGGCTGAACTTCCTCAGCAGCCTGAAGATCTGGGTACCGGGACTGGCGTGGCTCACCGTCATCGGGCTGAACCTCGCCAACTTCGGCAGCGCGGACGTGCCGGGCTGGTGGGCCGGGCTGCTCATCGCGATCGCGATCGCGGTGGCGCTGTGGGTGGGCAACGCGCTGGTCATCACCTCGCTCTTCACGTTCCGGACGATCGACGTCGCCCGCCTGGCGGTGCTCTTCCTCGCCCGCACGCCCGCGGTGACACTGGGCAACGCGTGCCTCGTGGTGCTCGCCGCCCTCCTGACCGCGGCGACGTCCGAGGTGGTACTCGTCATGCTGGGCTCGGTGTTCGCGCTCGTGTACCTGCTGACCTCCCGCCGGATGATCACGGCGATCCGGGAGGAGTTCACCGCATGA
- a CDS encoding ABC transporter substrate-binding protein, which yields MYLLSRRRSAVAAAAALALTLGLTACGDDNEPGKDLSENMTAAMENYKAGDQFKATEPVKFSILLLNNANYPVKADWLFWKELEKRTNVTFEQVAVPGSDYNQKRSVLISAGDAPLIIPKTYHPDENAFVSSGAILPVSDYIDFMPNYKDKVEKWNLGPEINTLRQSDGKYYLLPGVHEKAWQDYSLVVRTDILTELGLQEPKTWDEVYSMLKAMKAKYPNQYPMTDRYSQPKPTGNLWNILGSSYGAPGGWGFNHATWDASAGKYFYTAASDKWKEWVTFLNKLVAEKLMDPEAFTQTDDQARSKMATGKSFVITGNAQAVVNDYRPDAAKTPKMTYKKIPLPIGPAGEVNPASRLENGVMISSKAKENKNFVAMLQLIDWLFYSDAGQEFAKWGVEGTTFVKGASGKPELAPDVNAVGLHPNAPKHLQKDFGFYNGVFAYGGKPELVQAFFSPEEQEYQKVLNARQQAPWVVPPPAPFSDEEREQATLWETTLRDYVDQQTLRFILGQRPLSEWDAYVNELKAKNMDQYMELQQKAYERYKKEHG from the coding sequence ATGTACCTACTATCCCGGCGCCGTTCGGCGGTCGCCGCGGCCGCCGCACTCGCTCTCACGCTGGGGCTCACCGCCTGTGGTGACGACAACGAGCCCGGCAAGGACCTCTCCGAGAACATGACCGCCGCCATGGAGAACTACAAGGCCGGCGACCAGTTCAAGGCGACCGAGCCGGTCAAGTTCTCGATCCTTCTCCTCAACAACGCGAACTACCCGGTCAAGGCCGACTGGCTCTTCTGGAAGGAGCTGGAGAAGCGCACCAACGTCACGTTCGAGCAGGTGGCGGTGCCGGGTAGCGACTACAACCAGAAGCGCAGCGTGCTGATCAGCGCCGGCGACGCCCCCCTGATCATCCCGAAGACGTACCACCCGGACGAGAACGCGTTCGTCTCCTCGGGCGCGATCCTTCCGGTGAGCGACTACATCGACTTCATGCCCAACTACAAGGACAAGGTCGAAAAGTGGAACCTGGGGCCTGAGATCAACACGCTCCGGCAGTCGGACGGCAAGTACTACCTGCTGCCCGGCGTGCACGAGAAGGCCTGGCAGGACTACTCGCTGGTCGTCCGGACCGACATCCTCACCGAGCTCGGCCTGCAGGAGCCGAAGACGTGGGACGAGGTCTACAGCATGCTCAAGGCGATGAAGGCCAAGTACCCGAACCAGTACCCGATGACCGACCGGTACAGCCAGCCCAAGCCGACCGGCAACCTGTGGAACATCCTCGGGTCGTCCTACGGCGCTCCCGGCGGCTGGGGCTTCAACCACGCCACCTGGGACGCCAGCGCCGGCAAGTACTTCTACACCGCCGCCAGCGACAAGTGGAAGGAATGGGTCACATTCCTCAACAAGCTCGTGGCTGAGAAGCTGATGGACCCCGAGGCCTTCACCCAGACCGACGACCAGGCGCGGTCGAAGATGGCCACCGGTAAGTCGTTCGTGATCACCGGTAACGCGCAGGCTGTCGTCAACGACTACCGGCCGGACGCCGCGAAGACCCCGAAGATGACGTACAAGAAGATCCCGCTGCCGATCGGACCGGCCGGCGAGGTCAACCCCGCCAGCCGCCTCGAAAACGGCGTCATGATCTCCTCGAAGGCCAAGGAAAACAAGAACTTCGTGGCCATGCTGCAGCTCATCGACTGGCTGTTCTACTCGGACGCCGGCCAGGAGTTCGCAAAGTGGGGCGTCGAGGGCACGACGTTCGTCAAGGGTGCCTCTGGCAAGCCGGAGCTGGCCCCGGATGTCAACGCGGTCGGCCTGCACCCGAACGCGCCGAAGCACCTACAGAAGGACTTCGGCTTCTACAACGGCGTGTTCGCCTACGGCGGCAAGCCCGAGCTGGTGCAGGCGTTCTTCTCGCCGGAGGAGCAGGAGTACCAGAAGGTGCTGAACGCCCGCCAGCAGGCGCCGTGGGTGGTGCCCCCGCCGGCACCCTTCAGCGACGAGGAGCGCGAGCAGGCGACGCTGTGGGAGACCACACTGCGTGACTACGTCGACCAGCAGACCCTGCGCTTCATTCTCGGCCAGCGGCCACTCAGCGAGTGGGACGCGTACGTGAACGAGCTGAAGGCAAAGAACATGGACCAGTACATGGAACTGCAGCAGAAGGCGTACGAGCGCTACAAGAAGGAACACGGCTGA